A part of Oncorhynchus kisutch isolate 150728-3 linkage group LG2, Okis_V2, whole genome shotgun sequence genomic DNA contains:
- the LOC109864339 gene encoding triosephosphate isomerase B-like, whose protein sequence is MSRKFFVGGNWKMNGDKASLGELIKTLNSAKLDPNTEVVCGAPSIYLEFARTKLDPKIGVAAQNCYKVKGGAFTGEISPAMIKDVGVHWVILGHSERRWVFGETDALIGQKCAHALENGLGVIACIGEKLDEREAGITEKVINAQTKHFADNIKDWSKVVLAYEPVWAIGTGKTASPAQAQDVHDKLRQWVKANVSEAVANSVRIIYGGSVTGGTCKELGGMKDVDGFLVGGAALKPEFVDIINAKQ, encoded by the exons ATGTCCAGAAAATTCTTCGTCGGTGGTAACTGGAAGATGAATGGCGACAAGGCAAGCCTGGGCGAACTCATCAAAACCCTGAACTCTGCGAAGCTCGACCCCAACACCG AGGTGGTCTGCGGCGCCCCATCAATCTACCTTGAGTTCGCCAGGACCAAGCTGGACCCTAAGATCGGAGTGGCCGCTCAGAACTGCTACAAGGTCAAGGGTGGTGCCTTCACCGGGGAGATCAG ccCTGCGATGATCAAGGACGTTGGCGTGCACTGGGTGATCCTTGGCCACTCTGAGAGGCGCTGGGTCTTTGGAGAGACTGATGCG CTTATTGGTCAGAAGTGCGCCCACGCCCTGGAGAATGGCCTGGGTGTCATTGCCTGCATTGGTGAGAAGCTGGACGAGCGGGAGGCTGGCATCACAGAGAAGGTCATCAACGCACAGACCAAGCACTTCGCAG ACAACATTAAGGACTGGTCCAAGGTTGTTCTGGCCTATGAGCCCGTGTGGGCCATCGGCACCGGCAAGACCGCATCCCCCGCCCAG GCCCAGGACGTTCATGACAAACTGAGGCAGTGGGTCAAGGCCAATGTGTCTGAGGCAGTAGCCAACTCTGTCAGGATAATCTATGGAG GTTCCGTGACAGGTGGCACCTGCAAGGAGCTGGGAGGCATGAAGGATGTGGACGGTTTCCTGGTTGGCGGCGCTGCACTCAAGCCCGAGTTCGTTGACATCATCAACGCCAAGCAATAA
- the LOC109910315 gene encoding lysophospholipid acyltransferase 5-like has translation MAAPLMEKLSESLGSPEPAVRLILSVLVGYPCALLYRRFFFHQAPTVIHLYHAISGLSLAAFNFGTQLYHSALCVLVQFLMLRLMGRTITTVLASFMFQMAYLLSGYYYTATEEYDIKWTMPQCVLALKLIGLSFDYYDGGQEPSKLNEEQKRSALAKVPSLLEVIGFSYFYGGFLVGPQFTLRSYQRLVKGELTDCPGQPPNSVIPAMKRFSLGLLCLVIYAIFSPHYPDSYYLTDEYDAQPFWYRCVFILLWAKVILYKYVSCWVIAEGVCILSGLGYNGLGQNGEYQWDACANMKVWTFETTPLFTGTIASFNINTNAWVARHVFKRLKFLGNKLLSQVTALAFLAIWHGTHSGYLLCFSMEFIIVNVERQAQALVRDSPLLTRLANSSLYPLIYLVQQFIHWLFMGYPLVPFCLFTYDKWLRVYSSIYFCGHIFFFTLYLGIPYLRKVLVPRKERSEKKED, from the exons ATGGCGGCTCCCTTGATGGAGAAATTGTCGGAATCTTTAGGTTCCCCAGAACCTGCGGTTCGACTGATTCTGTCCGTTTTAGTCG GGTACCCCTGTGCCCTGCTGTACCGCCGCTTCTTCTTCCACCAGGCACCCACTGTCATTCACCTATACCACGCCATCTCCGGACTGTCTCTGGCGGCTTTCAACTTTG gAACCCAGCTCTATCACTCTGCATTATGCGTCCTTGTCCAGTTCCTGATGCTGAGGCTTATGGGAAGGACGATAACAACCGTCCTGGCCAGCTTTATGTTTCAAATG gcaTACCTGCTGTCAGGCTACTACTACACCGCTACAGAAGAATATGATATCAAGTGGACCATGCCCCAATGTGTCCTTGCACTCAAACTTATCG GTTTGTCGTTTGATTACTATGACGGTGGCCAGGAACCA TCCAAGTTGAATGAGGAGCAGAAGAGGTCAGCCCTAGCCAAAGTTCCCTCTCTGCTGGAGGTAATCGGCTTCTCCTACTTCTACGGAGGCTTTCTGGTGGGGCCCCAGTTCACACTGCGCAGCTACCAGAGGCTCGTCAAAGGGGAGCTCACCGACTGCCCCGGACAGCCACCTAACAG tGTTATACCTGCTATGAAGCGATTCTCCCTTGGCCTCCTCTGCCTGGTGATCTACGCAATATTCAGTCCCCACTACCCAGATAGCTATTACCTAACAGACGAGTATGAC GCCCAGCCGTTCTGGTACCGCTGTGTCTTCATCCTCCTTTGGGCCAAAGTCATCCTGTACAAATATGTCAGCTGCTGGGTCATAGCG GAGGGCGTCTGTATACTCTCTGGGCTTGGCTATAATGGCCTGGGTCAGAATGGCGAGTACCAATGGGACGCCTGCGCAAATATGAAGGTGTGGACATTTGAGACCACACCCCTTTTCACGGGCACCATCGcctccttcaacattaacaccaaCGCCTGGGTGGCCAG GCATGTGTTTAAGCGGTTGAAGTTCCTGGGCAATAAGCTCCTGTCTCAGGTGACCGCGCTTGCGTTCCTGGCCATCTGGCATGGCACGCACTCCGGATACCTCCTCTGCTTCTCCATGGAGTTTATCATCGTAAATGTGGAGAGACAG GCCCAAGCGCTGGTGAGGGACAGTCCCCTGCTGACCCGCCTGGCCAACAGTTCCCTCTACCCCCTCATCTACCTGGTCCAGCAGTTCATCCACTGGCTCTTCATGGGCTATCCTTTGGTGCCCTTCTGCCTCTTCACCTATGACAAGTGGCTCAGG GTGTATTCGTCCATTTATTTCTGCGGCCACATATTCTTCTTCACGTTGTATCTAGGCATCCCGTATCTCCGCAAGGTGCTGGTACCTAGAAAAGAACGGAGCGAGAAAAAGGAGGACTAG